One Blattabacterium cuenoti DNA window includes the following coding sequences:
- the rodA gene encoding rod shape-determining protein RodA: MKERSIIKRNKTFINRIDWKIIIIYIFITIFGYINLYSVSYDKAEKQLIWIIFSFISIFIIFIFKPIHYINFSPFFFIITLSLLIGVFFFGKDINGSKSWYVIGTINFQPSELSKISTSLIIAYLLNKNNINDKKIFFLILIILIVPSILIFIQPDPGSSIIFSSFFLTLYREGLPISFILYCIFSILLFLFSLSIPYYIIIPFLFIIFFVFFLINKRQYRYIVLFLLFSLFSICSPFIFQKLLKPHHKDRVNILFQNEFDKKYRDNIGYNLLFSKTAIGSGNLFGKGFNKGTITKGKFVPEQHTDYIFCTVGEEWGFIGSTILIIIYLLFIGRIYFLSERQKNHFGRILGYSVGNIIFVHFCINLGMVMGLFPTIGIVLPFFSYGGSSFLSFTILVFLLIRIDAFNQYNFR; encoded by the coding sequence ATGAAGGAAAGATCAATAATAAAAAGAAATAAAACTTTTATTAATAGAATTGATTGGAAAATTATAATTATTTATATTTTTATAACTATTTTCGGTTATATAAATCTATATTCGGTATCTTATGATAAAGCTGAAAAACAATTAATTTGGATTATTTTTAGTTTTATATCAATATTTATAATTTTTATATTTAAACCAATTCATTATATAAATTTTTCTCCATTTTTTTTTATAATTACATTATCGCTTTTGATAGGTGTATTTTTTTTTGGAAAAGATATAAATGGATCAAAATCATGGTATGTAATAGGAACTATTAATTTTCAACCATCCGAATTATCAAAAATATCAACTTCTTTAATTATTGCTTATTTGTTAAATAAGAATAATATAAACGATAAAAAAATATTTTTTTTAATTTTAATTATATTGATTGTACCATCCATATTAATATTTATACAACCTGATCCTGGATCTTCAATAATTTTTTCTTCTTTTTTTTTAACTTTATATAGAGAAGGTTTGCCTATTTCTTTTATACTTTATTGTATATTTTCTATATTATTATTTTTATTTTCTTTAAGTATTCCATACTACATTATTATTCCATTTTTATTTATTATTTTTTTTGTTTTTTTTTTAATAAATAAAAGACAATATAGATATATTGTTTTATTTTTATTATTTTCTTTGTTTTCTATTTGTTCTCCATTTATTTTTCAAAAATTATTAAAACCACATCATAAAGACAGAGTGAATATTCTATTTCAAAATGAATTTGATAAAAAATATAGAGATAACATAGGATATAATTTATTATTTTCAAAAACTGCTATTGGATCTGGGAATTTATTTGGAAAAGGATTTAATAAAGGAACAATAACAAAAGGAAAATTTGTACCAGAACAGCATACTGATTATATTTTTTGTACAGTAGGAGAAGAATGGGGATTTATTGGAAGTACAATTTTAATAATTATTTATTTATTATTTATTGGAAGAATATATTTTTTATCTGAAAGGCAAAAAAATCATTTTGGTAGAATTTTGGGTTATTCAGTTGGAAATATTATTTTTGTTCATTTTTGTATTAATTTAGGAATGGTAATGGGTTTGTTTCCTACAATTGGAATTGTATTACCTTTTTTTAGTTATGGAGGATCTTCTTTTTTATCTTTTACTATACTAGTATTTTTACTTATAAGAATAGATGCTTTTAATCAATATAATTTTAGATAA